GAAGCGCAGGAGCGGGTCGGCGCGGAAATCGTGGGCCGGGTGCTGGCCGCGCTGAAAGGCGACGTGAGCCGGGGAGCGGTCAACGCGCCCTCGCTCGATCCCAAAACGATGGAAGCGCTGGGCGGCTATATGACGCTCGGCGAAAAGCTGGGCCGCATTCTGGCGCAACTTTTGCCGGGAGCCAGCGACGTGGAGGTGACGTTCCGGGGCGACTTTCCCGCCGATCCTGCGCCGGTCCTGACCAGCGTGCTGGTGGGCTACTTGTCGGGCAGCACCGACGAGCGCCCCAACATGATCAACGCCCGCGCTCTGGCCAAAGAACGCGGGCTCTCGGTGGCGGTGCGCGAGCAGACGGACAGCCCCGATTACCAAACTGAAGTGATCGTCAAAGTCACTCAGCACGGCGCAAAAGAGCGCTCCCGTACGGTGGGTGGAACGGTGTTCGGCAAGTCGCCGCGCCTGACCCGCCTGCGTGATTTCAGGGTTGAATTGGAACCTGAAGGCTACATCCTGATCGCTTCCAACGAAGACAAGCCCGGCGCAGTCGCCAAGCTCAGCAACTTGCTGGGCACCTGGGGAATCAACATCGCGGGCATGGCCCTGGGCCGCGCTCAGAAGGGCGGGCAGGCGCTGTTTACCCTGACGCTGGACGACGCCCTCAGCCCCGAGCAACTCGACGCGGTGAGGGCATTGGACGTGATCGAATCGGCGTATCTGGTGCGGGCCTAGTCCTTACAAGCGCTTGACCGGCACCTTGATCACCAGCGGCGCGTAGCCTGTAAAGTTCAGCGTCAAAGTGACCGTTTCGCCGGCCTGCGGCACGCGCTTCATCCTGTAGAGCATCAAATGGTCGCCGCCGGGACTCAGCGTCAGGGTCTGGCCTGCCTTGATGATCATGGTGGGCAAATCTTTCATACCGGTCATTCCGGCCATGCCTTCCATTTTGGTTTGCTGCATCGGCGTGACTGCCCTGCTGACATTGGACGTGCCGCCGGTCAACTTGAGGGCCGCTTTGCCGGTGTTGGTGATGCTCAGGTACACGCTGCCGTCTGCCGTGCCGGGCGGGAGCGCTTGAACGAAGGCTCCGCTGATTTTGACGGGTGCGGCGGGCAGTTTTTTGGTGCTGGTCGCGGATTGAGCGGGCACTAGCATGGTCATACCGGGCATGCTGTGGTTTTGGTGGGCCTGCGCTGCCGGAACAACTGTCAGCAGGGTCAGGGCAAAAAAAACAGATTGACGAGACATCTAAAAACCTCCAGAGCGAAAGAAAAATGGTCGGGGTCAGCTTTGGAAGGGAGGTGGAGCGCGGGCTTCGGCGTGCCGCAAGGTGAGCAGATGCGGCGGGTGGTAGGGGAAACTCGAAAAGTCGGCGTGCTTGGCCGTATCCACCCACAGCTCGACGCCCTGAGTCTCCAGTGCGAAGGCGGCACTAAAGCAAAACGGGCAGTGGCGGGCGTGGCTGTGCGCTGACTTATTTGGGGCGCTGGATGGGGCGTGGGCTGAATGGTCGGCCTGATCCATCTCCATGTCGGCCATTTCGCCGCCCATGTCCATATTCCCCATGTTCATCGCCATGCCTGCCACCGCCTGCAAACTCAGCGAGCCGCTCAAGTGGTCTGGCTCGCGCAGCAGGTAGGCAAAGGAAGCGGCCAAACACAGCAGCGCCGTCCAAAGCCGGAGCAGACGTTGTTTGGCCGCAGGGGTCACGCGCTCAGGGTAGAGCGCGGAGGTGAGGCGTGATGTCCTTAGAGCTTGAGCGCCGCGTTCAGCTCGTCCCGGAAGCCCTTGGCGGCTGCACCTGCCGCGTCCACGTCCAGCGCACGGGCGTACTGAATGCCCCGGCTGGCACTCACCACCGCGCCCGTGCCGTCCGGTAAGAAGGCGGCGGCGAGGTCGGCCGCTTTGGCCCCCTGTGCTCCCAGCCCCGGCAGCAGCAGGAGCGCGTGAGGCATGGCCGCCCGCCACTGCGTCAGTTCCTGCGGATGCGTCGCGCCCACCACCGCGCCCACACTGCTCAACTCGC
The window above is part of the Deinococcus detaillensis genome. Proteins encoded here:
- a CDS encoding copper chaperone PCu(A)C, with translation MSRQSVFFALTLLTVVPAAQAHQNHSMPGMTMLVPAQSATSTKKLPAAPVKISGAFVQALPPGTADGSVYLSITNTGKAALKLTGGTSNVSRAVTPMQQTKMEGMAGMTGMKDLPTMIIKAGQTLTLSPGGDHLMLYRMKRVPQAGETVTLTLNFTGYAPLVIKVPVKRL
- a CDS encoding DUF2946 family protein, which translates into the protein MTPAAKQRLLRLWTALLCLAASFAYLLREPDHLSGSLSLQAVAGMAMNMGNMDMGGEMADMEMDQADHSAHAPSSAPNKSAHSHARHCPFCFSAAFALETQGVELWVDTAKHADFSSFPYHPPHLLTLRHAEARAPPPFQS